The Sesamum indicum cultivar Zhongzhi No. 13 linkage group LG1, S_indicum_v1.0, whole genome shotgun sequence genome includes a window with the following:
- the LOC105165877 gene encoding protein transport protein Sec24-like At4g32640, which produces MATPGGPRPGNFPPNYNPNSLATNMQNLQINQPNQQQSGNLGGSAPRPPNTTPFGQQPPPFTGSRPGPPPPGVFPRGPVPHNAHAQTTLPTNMVSTRPTGPPSVSQPPSFASRPPPPGVLPSQIGGPAAPSFSGPGPRPGSVSSSPRTSGPPSPTHMSASGPVSNGPPAFAPGMAQSGPRFPPSMGSMPRPSVRPPQQSHVLSSRPSSQPPQVRPGFASPPTGASSAMGQPAPPFSAPAQNMPPPPGSSPFSAPVRGTLQSSSSPYGMQTWPPQAQQVAPPPIPGPMQQQPRMFGMPPGGPPLPNQSMALNQTGQSKIDPNQIPRLTPSSAVILHETRQGNQANPPPPATSDYIVKDNGNCSPRYMRCTINQIPCTVDLLSTSAMQLALLVQPLALPHPSEEPIHVVDFGESGPVRCSRCKGYINPFMKFIDQGRRFICNLCGFTDETPRDYHCNLGPDGRRRDADERPELCRGTVEFVATKEYMVRDPMPAVFFFLIDVSMNAIQTGATAAACSAINQVIADLPEGPRTMVGIATFDSTIHFYNLKRALQQPLMLVVPDVQDVYTPLESDVVVPLAECRQHLELLLESIPTMFQSNRIADSAFGAAVKAAFLAMKSTGGKLLVFQSVLPSAGLGSLSAREAEGRSNISAGEKEAHKLLQPADKALKTMAIEFAEYQVCVDLFITTQTYVDIASLSVIPRITGGQVYYYYPFSALSDPAKLYNDLRWNVIRPQGFEAVMRVRCSQGIQVQEYSGNFCRRIPTDVDLPAIDCDKTIMVSLKHDDKLQEGTECAFQCALLYTTVYGQRRIRVSTLSLPCTNMLSNLFRSADLDTQFACITKQVASEIPSAPLAQVRDQATSICVNILYSYRKFCATVSSSGQLILPEALKLLPLYTLALMKSTGLRSDGRIDDRSFWINHVSPLPTPLIIPLVYPRMIAIHDLDEKELEDSTIPSPIPLSSEHITDEGIYLLENGEDCLICVGNSVQSSILQQLFGISSVEEISSQFILQQYDNSLSKKLNTIVNEIRRQRCSYLRLKFCKKGDPSGMTFFSHMVEDKTQSGLSYVEYLVHIHRQIQSKMA; this is translated from the exons ATGGCAACTCCAGGGGGACCTAGGCCGGGGAATTTCCCCCCAAATTATAATCCAAATTCGCTTGCTACTAATATGCAAAATCTACAAATTAATCAGCCTAATCAGCAGCAATCAGGCAATCTTGGTGGTAGTGCCCCTAGACCTCCTAATACTACACCATTTGGCCAGCAGCCCCCACCTTTTACTGGTAGTCGACCAGGCCCACCCCCACCTGGTGTGTTTCCGAGGGGTCCTGTTCCTCATAATGCTCATGCCCAAACTACATTGCCTACAAATATGGTGTCTACTAGACCTACTGGCCCACCATCTGTATCTCAGCCTCCTTCCTTTGCATCAAGACCTCCACCACCTGGGGTGTTACCATCACAAATTGGTGGACCTGCTGCTCCATCTTTTTCTGGTCCAGGCCCTCGGCCAGGATCTGTATCCTCTTCCCCTCGCACATCAGGTCCTCCCTCTCCAACCCATATGAGTGCATCTGGCCCAGTTAGTAATGGACCGCCTGCATTTGCCCCAGGGATGGCACAAAGTGGGCCACGGTTCCCGCCTTCCATGGGTAGTATGCCAAGGCCATCGGTTAGACCTCCTCAGCAATCACATGTTTTATCGTCTCGGCCATCTTCTCAGCCGCCACAAGTGCGCCCTGGGTTTGCTAGTCCACCTACTGGTGCATCATCTGCCATGGGGCAACCAGCGCCACCATTTTCAGCACCTGCTCAGAACATGCCTCCTCCTCCTGGTTCATCTCCATTTTCAGCACCAGTTCGAGGCACACTTCAATCATCCAGTTCTCCTTATGGGATGCAGACGTGGCCACCGCAAGCACAGCAG GTGGCGCCCCCTCCAATTCCTGGTCCTATGCAGCAGCAGCCGCGGATGTTTGGAATGCCACCAGGCGGACCACCACTTCCAAATCAATCTATGGCATTAAATCAAACAGGTCAATCAAAAATTGATCCCAACCAGATTCCGCGCCTTACTCCAAGCTCCGCTGTAATTTTGCATGAGACGCGTCAGGGCAATCAGGCAAACCCTCCTCCG CCTGCAACAAGTGATTATATAGTGAAGGACAATGGAAATTGCAGTCCGCGCTACATGAGGTGTACTATAAATCAG ATTCCATGTACAGTAGACCTTCTGTCGACATCTGCAATGCAGTTGGCTTTATTGGTCCAGCCTTTAGCTCTTCCTCATCCATCTGAGGAGCCCATCCAT GTTGTTGATTTTGGGGAAAGTGGTCCTGTTCGATGCTCTCGTTGCAAAGGTTACATCAATCCTTTCATGAAGTTTATTGATCAAGGAAGACGTTTCATTTGTAACTTGTGTG GATTTACGGATGAGACCCCTCGTGATTACCACTGCAACTTAGGTCCAGATGGTCGGCGCAGAGATGCTGATGAAAGGCCTGAGCTATGCAGAGGAACAGTTGAATTTGTTGCTACTAAGGAATACATG GTCAGAGATCCAATGCCTGctgtatttttcttccttattGATGTGTCTATGAACGCCATACAAACCGGTGCAACTGCAGCAGCTTGCAGTGCAATCAACCAAGTTATAGCCGATCTGCCT GAGGGTCCTCGAACAATGGTGGGCATTGCTACATTTGACTCCACCATCCACTTTTACAACCTAAAACGAGCTCTACAGCAG CCATTGATGCTTGTAGTCCCTGATGTACAAGATGTCTACACTCCTCTAGAAAGTGATGTTGTCGTTCCACTTGCTGAG TGCCGCCAACATTTAGAGTTATTGCTTGAAAGTATTCCCACAATGTTTCAGAGTAACAGAATTGCTGATTCAGCTTTTGGTGCTGCAGTAAAG GCTGCTTTCCTGGCAATGAAAAGCACTGGTGGCAAACTTTTGGTCTTCCAATCTG TATTGCCGTCAGCGGGCCTTGGTTCCCTTTCTGCAAGAGAAGCAGAAGGCAGAAGCAACATATCAGCAGGAGAAAAG GAGGCGCATAAATTACTCCAACCAGCTGACAAAGCTCTAAAAACTATGGCCATTGAATTTGCAGAGTACCAG GTCTGCGTTGACTTGTTTATTACAACACAAACATATGTAGACATAGCTTCGCTCTCTGTCATTCCAAGAATTACAGGAGGCCAg GTGTACTATTATTATCCTTTCTCCGCCCTATCCGATCCTGCTAAACTTTATAATGATCTTCGGTGGAATGTTATAAGGCCCCAAGGCTTTGAAGCAGTCATGCGTGTTAGATGCAGCCAG GGTATTCAAGTCCAGGAATATTCGGGGAATTTCTGTAGGCGCATACCAACTGACGTTGATCTACCTGCA ATTGATTGTGACAAAACGATAATGGTTTCCTTGAAGCACGATGATAAATTGCAGGAAGGAACTGAATGTGCTTTTCAG TGTGCCCTTCTTTACACCACTGTCTATGGACAAAGAAGAATCCGGGTTTCAACTTTGTCTCTGCCTTGCACCAACATGCTGAGCAATCTGTTCCGGTCTGCTGACCTAGACACCCAATTTGCTTGTATCACGAAGCAAG TGGCTAGTGAAATTCCTTCAGCTCCTCTTGCACAAGTCAGGGATCAAGCTACAAGTATTTGTGTCAACATTTTATACTCGTACCGCAAGTTCTGTGCTACAGTGTCGTCTTCTGGACAACTTATTCTGCCTGAGGCACTTAAATTGTTGCCTCTATATACACTTG CTTTAATGAAAAGCACTGGATTGCGCTCTGACGGAAGAATTGATGATAGGTCCTTTTGGATCAATCATGTTTCCCCTTTACCTACTCCGTTAATAATCCCGTTGGTGTACCCTAGGATGATAGCAATTCATGACCTTGATGAGAAG GAGTTGGAGGATTCAACGATTCCTAGTCCTATTCCACTTTCCAGTGAGCACATTACAGATGAAGGGATATATCTTCTTGAGAATGGAGAAGATTGTTTGATTTGTGTTGGTAATTCCGTTCAGTCAAGTATATTGCAACAGTTGTTCGGCATTTCATCCGTTGAAGAAATTTCTAGTCAG TTTATTCTGCAGCAATATGACAATTCATTGTCAAAGAAGCTGAACACCATCGTGAATGAAATAAGGCGCCAGAGATGTTCTTACCTACG CTTGAAATTCTGCAAAAAGGGAGATCCATCAG GGATGACGTTTTTCTCTCACATGGTTGAAGACAAGACCCAAAGTGGGCT